GCAGCTGGAAGAGGGGATGACAGAAGAAAAGGCCATGCAGATAATCCGTACCGGTAATGAAGCAGCCATCAAAGCAGCCGGACTGTGGGATGATGCAAAAAATGCACCGCAACTGGTTAGAGACTCCATCTTCTCACCTGCAGTGGAGGTACTCTACCCCAACCGTACCAGGTTTAGTATTGACTCACTGCGTTACGTACCCTTCAGCAATGGGGCTGAATTTGAGATGGGTGTGGATTCACTGATCACTGCTTCGGGATATCCTATTCAGGTATTTGAAGCAAAAACGCACTACCGCACCTACCTGGGTGATCTCGACAGGAAACTGCTTGACCAGAAAATTCAGGAAGTATTAGACCGTCCGGGCAATAAGTATCCCGGCATGCAGGTGGGATCACTTGAAGTAGCCAACAACAACGCTGGCAACTGGGAATAATCGTTATTCCACGGCCAACAATCGTTATGTTTCTACCGGAAAATATTGATCTGGCTCATTCGGAAGAATATAATTTATCCATTCGGCTCGCGCCGGATGGATTTTCTTTTGTAATCCATAGCAGCAATGATCCTTCGGTGTTTCACCATCAGGGAACACCGCTGGGGAACAGACTTTCTCCCCACGATCACATCAAGAAGGTGATCTTCGATCTGGGATTCTTCAGTCAGCCTTTTAAGAGGACATCGGTTACGCTGGTCACTCCCCGCTACACCATGGTGCCGGAAGCTTTCTACGACAGGAAAAAGGTTGAAGAGCTATTCATGTTCAACATCTACCCGGAGGAGAATGAGTCTGTACTGACAGACAATTTCCGGGAAGGATCCTGCCATATACTCTATGGGATGGATGAAGAACTCCACTCATTTCTTTCTCGTAACCTGTGGAATCCCCACTTCGTACACCACAGCAGACCTTTGATGCAGCACTTCAAAATGCGGGCAGCTACCCTGGAGAAAAAGTGTTGCTTTGTTGATTTTCATGACCGGAGTATGACCATCATCGCTTATTCAGGGGAGACATTGCTCTCTGCCAACAGCTACCCGGCAATCAACAGCCATGACACCACTTTTTTTATTGCCAGCGTCTGGGAGAAACTGAATCTCAATCAGTCGGCC
This genomic window from Dysgonomonadaceae bacterium zrk40 contains:
- a CDS encoding DUF3822 family protein — protein: MFLPENIDLAHSEEYNLSIRLAPDGFSFVIHSSNDPSVFHHQGTPLGNRLSPHDHIKKVIFDLGFFSQPFKRTSVTLVTPRYTMVPEAFYDRKKVEELFMFNIYPEENESVLTDNFREGSCHILYGMDEELHSFLSRNLWNPHFVHHSRPLMQHFKMRAATLEKKCCFVDFHDRSMTIIAYSGETLLSANSYPAINSHDTTFFIASVWEKLNLNQSADILFLSGDFASQKPTVEILNKLIRNVEQLEVNPPVVADQELLLRLPTDLLVTLCE